In Phyllopteryx taeniolatus isolate TA_2022b chromosome 5, UOR_Ptae_1.2, whole genome shotgun sequence, the DNA window aaacaaaattatttttatttttttaaaacgttacattatatacagtattttacaagtgatacaattaatatttttattacaattatacTATGATGGTAGAAACTACAAGTAAATATCAGTTCAAGTAACAAGCAATACCAGTACATTTAATCATAGAAATTcaaccccccgccccctgccACCCAAAAATGGAATCTGGGATTTGTGTCCGGTTCTGAAGTCGAGGAGACAGGAATTGATTCTCTTGTTCATCGCAAAGCATTCATCATAGTCTGGGCTTGCTTGAGCTCTGAAAGAAAAGCacccaaaacagaataattGTGATACTGGTTGTGAAACAATTTGGGATTTGTTGCAGGGCAAACCTGAAAGCAAGACTCTGAACTTGTCAGCAGAAAGTGAGACTAGAGTGCTTTCTGAGGTGCCTGACTCGGCTCCTTGAGCCTGCAGCTTTAGCTGAACGACCGCTTCATTGACCTCCTTCATCTCGCTGGAGCTCAGAGTGTAGTCCACGCGCCAGGAGACTGCCTCCAGTCGGCCCACTGAAATTCACGAGAGAGCGGATTTGCTTGCATACTTTGTCGGGAGGCAGCGATCGTCATCAATGCTAATACTTACACCTCAAGCTGGTCTCTCTCAATTTTTCTTGCACTGCAGAATGCTTATCTTCATACGACTTGCACAGCCCCATTGTGTGTTCTGAAAGAATGATCAAAG includes these proteins:
- the commd4 gene encoding COMM domain-containing protein 4 isoform X1; translation: MRFRFCGDLDCPDWVLAEISTLAKISSVKMKLLCAQVLKGLLGEGIDYDKVTKLTADAKFDSGDIKASVAVLSFILSSAAKHDVDSESLSSELQQLGLPKEHTMGLCKSYEDKHSAVQEKLRETSLRLGRLEAVSWRVDYTLSSSEMKEVNEAVVQLKLQAQGAESGTSESTLVSLSADKFRVLLSELKQAQTMMNALR
- the commd4 gene encoding COMM domain-containing protein 4 isoform X2: MKLLCAQVLKGLLGEGIDYDKVTKLTADAKFDSGDIKASVAVLSFILSSAAKHDVDSESLSSELQQLGLPKEHTMGLCKSYEDKHSAVQEKLRETSLRLGRLEAVSWRVDYTLSSSEMKEVNEAVVQLKLQAQGAESGTSESTLVSLSADKFRVLLSELKQAQTMMNALR